One Paenarthrobacter aurescens TC1 DNA window includes the following coding sequences:
- a CDS encoding putative transcriptional regulator, lacI family (identified by match to protein family HMM PF00356; match to protein family HMM PF00532) — translation MTQSAPRPRPKIDDVAAEAGVSRGTVSRVLNGGHWVSPSALAAVNAAIKKTGYRVNPHARNLATNRANSVAFLLTETQERLFEDPNFAVLMRGAADALAVHDIPLVLIMAGTDDEQRRATDFLTAGHVDGVLLISSHGSRKGIIADIISAGVPAIACGAPLGFEKKMGYVAADDYEGARDVLRYLRDGGRQRIATIAGPADTSGGTRRLEAYRDDQGADIDEELIAQGDYSRDSGAKAMRELLGRTKNIDAVFAANDLMALGAMDVLREAGLTIPGDVAVVGFDDISTSQEAAPPLTTVRQPFDRISEEMVRLLLDVISGKRPAAVTIPTELVIRESA, via the coding sequence ATGACGCAATCCGCCCCCAGGCCACGGCCCAAAATCGACGATGTGGCCGCAGAAGCCGGCGTATCGCGAGGTACGGTTTCCCGGGTTCTCAACGGTGGCCACTGGGTCAGCCCGTCGGCTCTGGCCGCTGTCAACGCCGCGATCAAGAAGACGGGCTACCGAGTCAACCCGCACGCAAGGAATCTCGCCACCAACCGCGCCAATTCCGTGGCTTTCCTGCTCACTGAGACCCAAGAACGTCTCTTCGAGGACCCCAACTTCGCTGTCCTCATGCGCGGCGCAGCGGACGCTCTGGCTGTGCATGACATCCCGCTGGTCCTGATCATGGCCGGCACCGATGATGAACAACGGCGAGCCACCGACTTCCTCACAGCAGGCCACGTTGATGGTGTCCTCCTCATCTCCTCCCATGGCAGCAGGAAGGGCATCATCGCGGACATCATTTCCGCGGGTGTCCCGGCGATCGCTTGTGGCGCCCCCTTGGGCTTCGAGAAGAAAATGGGTTACGTCGCTGCCGACGATTACGAGGGCGCTCGCGACGTTTTGCGGTACCTTCGCGACGGCGGCCGGCAGCGGATTGCCACCATCGCCGGCCCTGCGGACACCTCCGGCGGTACGCGGCGACTCGAAGCGTACCGGGACGATCAAGGTGCGGATATCGATGAAGAGCTCATTGCCCAGGGTGACTACAGCCGCGACAGCGGGGCCAAAGCGATGCGTGAACTTCTCGGTCGCACCAAGAACATCGATGCCGTTTTCGCTGCGAACGACCTCATGGCACTCGGCGCAATGGATGTTTTGCGCGAAGCCGGTCTGACAATCCCGGGTGATGTCGCCGTCGTCGGCTTTGATGACATCAGTACCTCGCAAGAGGCGGCGCCCCCGCTCACTACCGTCCGGCAGCCGTTCGACCGCATCAGCGAGGAAATGGTGCGGCTGCTCTTGGACGTCATCAGCGGCAAACGCCCCGCCGCCGTCACCATCCCCACCGAACTGGTCATCCGCGAATCGGCGTGA
- a CDS encoding putative ABC-type sugar transport system, permease component (identified by match to protein family HMM PF00528): MTALATSRKSNRTNPKATKAEYVKEKPSYLSTGILILGALYCLFPVIWVVAAASKDGTELFSTFTLAPSTHLWDNIVELTEYRDGLFWRWMLNTALYAGVGAIVSTWVSALSGYVLAKFDFPGKSGVFKVLLMGVLVPGVILAIPQYLMLAQAGLTNTYWSVLLPQIISPYGIYLARIYAAASVPGDVIEAARTEGAREMYIFNRIAAPMMLPGLVTIFLFQFVAIWNNFMLPYIMLGDDQLFPVTVGLNGLLNQGASAPALYTLVLAGALLSIVPLVIMFLLLQRYWKVDLAAGAVKA; this comes from the coding sequence GTGACTGCCCTCGCCACTTCCCGAAAATCCAACAGAACCAATCCCAAGGCAACCAAGGCGGAGTACGTCAAGGAAAAGCCGAGTTACCTTTCCACCGGAATCCTGATCCTTGGTGCGCTGTACTGCCTGTTCCCCGTGATCTGGGTAGTGGCTGCCGCGAGCAAGGACGGCACTGAGCTGTTCTCCACGTTTACCTTGGCTCCCAGCACTCACCTCTGGGACAACATCGTGGAGCTCACCGAATATCGCGATGGCCTGTTCTGGCGCTGGATGCTCAACACTGCCCTGTACGCGGGCGTCGGAGCCATCGTGTCCACGTGGGTCTCTGCGCTTTCCGGCTACGTCTTGGCGAAGTTTGATTTCCCGGGCAAGTCCGGTGTCTTCAAGGTCCTGCTCATGGGGGTGCTGGTTCCCGGCGTCATCCTCGCCATCCCGCAATACCTGATGCTGGCCCAAGCCGGCCTCACCAACACCTACTGGTCGGTGCTCTTGCCGCAGATCATCAGCCCGTACGGCATTTACTTGGCGCGGATCTACGCCGCGGCCTCCGTTCCCGGTGATGTCATTGAGGCCGCCCGAACCGAGGGTGCCAGGGAAATGTATATCTTCAACCGCATTGCTGCACCCATGATGTTGCCAGGCTTGGTGACCATTTTCCTGTTCCAGTTCGTGGCCATTTGGAACAACTTCATGCTGCCGTACATCATGCTCGGCGACGACCAATTGTTCCCGGTCACTGTGGGACTTAACGGTCTGTTGAACCAAGGCGCTTCAGCACCCGCCCTGTACACGCTGGTGCTCGCCGGCGCGCTGCTGTCAATCGTGCCGTTGGTGATCATGTTCCTTCTCCTGCAGCGCTATTGGAAGGTGGATCTTGCCGCTGGCGCCGTGAAGGCCTAG
- a CDS encoding putative ABC-type sugar transport system, permease component (identified by match to protein family HMM PF00528) translates to MTVTRPGPAADTAAGTPRKSKNFKSRVLIPYAMLAPGIILFLVFMAAPIIYTLVLSFQKKKVSGLGLGKGSQSTAFAGLDNYVSALTDPEFLGSVLRVLTYGLILIPLMLGFALLFALLLDSRRTRAGSFSRTAIFLPYAVPAVISSLLWGFLYLPGVSPFHFLARQFGMELPSLLDPNLVTFAICNIALWGGVGFNMIVMYTSLKAVPSEIYEAAKLDGCSEIQTALRIKIPIIAPSLVMTALFSMIATLQVFAEPTTLRPLANSLSTSWSPLMLVYRDAFTRNDVFSAAATSIVIALATFIISFLFLRIVQKRAFGQEN, encoded by the coding sequence ATGACCGTAACCAGGCCCGGTCCGGCGGCCGATACTGCAGCCGGAACCCCGAGGAAGTCGAAGAACTTCAAATCCCGGGTGCTCATCCCCTATGCAATGCTCGCGCCGGGCATCATCCTTTTCCTCGTCTTCATGGCAGCGCCCATCATCTACACCTTGGTGCTCAGCTTCCAGAAGAAGAAGGTCAGCGGACTGGGCCTCGGCAAAGGCTCACAGAGCACGGCCTTCGCCGGTTTGGACAACTACGTCAGCGCCCTGACGGACCCGGAATTCCTTGGCAGCGTCCTGCGGGTCCTCACTTACGGGCTCATCCTCATCCCCCTGATGCTCGGCTTTGCCCTGCTGTTTGCACTCCTGCTGGACTCCCGGCGCACACGTGCCGGTAGTTTCTCCCGCACGGCCATCTTCCTGCCGTATGCAGTACCGGCTGTGATCAGCTCGCTCTTGTGGGGCTTCCTTTACCTCCCCGGCGTCAGCCCGTTCCACTTCCTGGCCAGGCAGTTCGGAATGGAACTGCCTTCGCTGCTGGATCCCAACCTGGTGACGTTCGCCATCTGCAATATCGCCCTCTGGGGTGGCGTCGGCTTCAACATGATCGTTATGTACACCTCGCTGAAGGCCGTTCCCAGCGAAATCTACGAGGCCGCCAAGCTGGACGGCTGCTCTGAAATCCAGACGGCCCTGCGCATCAAGATCCCCATCATCGCGCCATCGCTGGTGATGACCGCACTGTTCTCGATGATCGCCACGCTGCAGGTCTTCGCTGAACCCACCACGCTGCGCCCTCTTGCCAACAGCCTTTCCACGAGCTGGTCCCCGCTGATGCTGGTGTATCGCGATGCCTTCACGCGCAACGATGTCTTTTCCGCGGCTGCCACCAGCATCGTGATTGCCCTGGCAACCTTCATCATTTCGTTCCTGTTCCTGCGCATCGTGCAGAAGCGGGCCTTCGGACAGGAGAACTGA
- a CDS encoding putative extracellular solute-binding protein (identified by match to protein family HMM PF01547): MRKSFRAGAVAMLAAATMLAAGCSGGSTAGSQSAATSDPNQKVELTYWAWAPNLDKVVELWNEKNPNIHVTVNKQDGGDPAVTKLLTAVKAGSGAPDLIQAEYQKIPTLVAADALADLSGTVANDTKSHFPDGVWNDVTLGGDALYSVPQDTGPMVFYYRADIFEKLGIAVPKTWDEYAAAAKTVHAADPEAYLGTFSSNDAGWFTGMAQQAGASWWGVDGDAWNVKIAEEPTEKVAEYWGGLVEEGVIDNKPMYTPEWNTALNTGKQVGWLSAAWGPGVLEGNAGSTAGTWKVAPMPQWDASKPSTGNWGGSSTAVTSQSKNLDAAAKFATWLNTEPEAVKALVEVAGIYPADNEGAKSALTKAPAFFSNQPDFYDVVGEAAQNVGSFTYGPNVNVAYNAYNDQFAKAAQSKQKSAFLDAVSNMQQVTVDDLKKTGFTVK; the protein is encoded by the coding sequence ATGCGCAAGTCATTTCGTGCAGGCGCCGTAGCCATGCTCGCAGCGGCCACAATGCTCGCCGCAGGTTGTTCAGGAGGTTCCACGGCAGGCAGCCAAAGCGCGGCCACCAGCGATCCCAACCAGAAAGTGGAACTGACCTACTGGGCTTGGGCCCCCAACCTGGACAAGGTGGTGGAACTCTGGAATGAGAAAAATCCCAACATCCACGTCACCGTGAACAAGCAGGACGGCGGAGACCCGGCCGTCACCAAGCTGCTCACCGCAGTCAAGGCCGGCAGCGGCGCCCCGGACCTGATCCAGGCCGAATACCAGAAGATCCCCACCCTGGTAGCAGCCGATGCGCTCGCCGATCTTTCCGGCACCGTGGCAAACGACACCAAGAGCCACTTCCCCGATGGCGTCTGGAACGATGTGACGCTGGGCGGCGATGCCCTGTACTCCGTGCCGCAGGATACCGGCCCCATGGTGTTCTACTACCGCGCGGACATCTTCGAGAAGCTGGGCATCGCTGTTCCTAAAACCTGGGACGAGTACGCGGCGGCAGCAAAGACCGTTCATGCAGCTGACCCCGAGGCCTACCTGGGAACGTTCTCTTCCAACGACGCCGGATGGTTTACCGGCATGGCCCAGCAGGCCGGAGCCTCCTGGTGGGGTGTTGATGGCGACGCCTGGAACGTGAAGATCGCCGAAGAGCCCACAGAAAAGGTGGCTGAATACTGGGGCGGCCTCGTGGAAGAGGGTGTCATCGACAACAAGCCCATGTACACCCCGGAGTGGAACACGGCACTCAACACCGGCAAGCAGGTTGGCTGGCTCAGCGCGGCCTGGGGCCCGGGCGTTCTGGAGGGCAACGCCGGATCCACAGCCGGCACGTGGAAGGTGGCGCCCATGCCGCAGTGGGACGCATCCAAGCCGTCCACCGGCAACTGGGGTGGATCTTCCACTGCTGTGACCTCGCAGTCCAAGAACCTCGACGCCGCGGCCAAATTCGCCACGTGGCTGAACACCGAACCCGAAGCCGTAAAGGCCCTGGTTGAGGTGGCCGGCATCTACCCGGCAGACAACGAAGGCGCGAAGTCTGCCCTGACCAAGGCTCCCGCATTCTTCTCCAACCAGCCCGATTTCTACGATGTTGTTGGTGAGGCGGCGCAGAACGTGGGCTCCTTCACCTACGGCCCTAACGTCAACGTGGCCTACAACGCCTACAACGATCAGTTCGCCAAGGCTGCACAGTCCAAGCAGAAGAGTGCCTTCCTGGATGCAGTCAGCAACATGCAGCAGGTCACCGTAGATGACCTGAAGAAGACCGGCTTCACGGTCAAGTAA
- a CDS encoding putative beta-galactosidase (identified by match to protein family HMM PF02449) — MTDVLQAPATQRAPAPWVQRPAGLCYGGDYNPEQWPREVWVEDIALMKDAGINLVSIGIFSWVLLEPREGEYHFEWLDDLMDLLADAGISVDLGTPTAAPPAWFWKKYPQSRPVTREGVTLGNGSRGMASPSSPEYRRAATNITEQLARRYASHPALVLWHVHNEFGAPVSESYDAQSVLAFRDWLRHRYGTLDALNQAWGTLFWGQKYGEWDEIDAPRLSASVSNQAQRLDFRRFTSDAMLQCFIAERDVIKKYTPHLPVTTNFMATNCLSADYWAWAKEVDIVANDHYLVAQRTDNHVLLSMDADLTRSLAGNRPWMLMEHSTGAVNWQGRNIAKRPGELARNSLSHLARGADAIMFFQFRASRYGAEKFHSAMLPHAGTGTRIWREVMDLGEDLGKLSPVKGSVVKSRVAILWDVESFWAQDLEWRPSSDLDHRERIESFYSVLWNRGISVDFAHPEADLSGYDLVLAPALYLVGDKAAANISRYVHDGGHLMVSYFSGIVDANDTVPAGASPGGLRDVLGLEIHEFLPLRENETVTMGNGATGTIWSEEIHPGTANVLSRYVDGPAAAGPAITRNEFGDGTAWYISTKLDGGHLADVVLDAVRAAGIEPGVQPPAGLEVASRDSEDGTFTFLINHTDADAEYPARGRNLISGEDVSGTAHIPAGTICVVHTPAEQR; from the coding sequence ATGACAGACGTCCTGCAGGCCCCCGCCACCCAACGCGCACCCGCGCCTTGGGTACAGCGACCGGCCGGCCTTTGCTACGGCGGGGATTACAACCCCGAGCAATGGCCCCGCGAGGTCTGGGTGGAAGACATCGCGCTGATGAAAGACGCCGGGATCAACCTGGTCAGTATCGGCATCTTCTCCTGGGTGTTGCTCGAACCACGCGAAGGTGAATACCACTTCGAATGGCTTGATGACTTGATGGACCTGCTGGCCGATGCCGGCATCAGCGTGGACCTCGGAACACCTACGGCGGCACCGCCCGCATGGTTCTGGAAGAAGTACCCCCAGTCGCGTCCCGTGACCCGCGAGGGCGTCACCTTGGGCAACGGATCGCGTGGCATGGCCAGCCCCAGCTCGCCGGAATACCGCCGGGCGGCCACCAACATCACCGAACAGCTTGCACGCCGCTACGCTTCCCACCCCGCGCTGGTTCTTTGGCACGTCCACAATGAATTCGGCGCACCGGTCAGTGAGTCCTACGACGCGCAGTCCGTGCTGGCGTTCCGCGATTGGCTCCGCCACCGTTATGGCACCTTGGACGCCCTGAACCAGGCCTGGGGCACCCTTTTCTGGGGGCAGAAGTACGGCGAGTGGGATGAGATCGACGCACCCAGGCTTTCAGCCAGCGTCAGCAACCAGGCACAGCGGCTCGACTTCCGCCGGTTCACCTCGGACGCCATGCTGCAGTGCTTCATTGCCGAGCGCGATGTCATCAAAAAGTACACGCCCCACCTTCCGGTGACCACCAACTTCATGGCCACCAACTGCCTTTCAGCTGACTACTGGGCCTGGGCCAAGGAAGTGGACATCGTTGCGAACGACCACTACCTGGTTGCGCAGCGCACGGACAACCACGTTCTTCTCTCCATGGATGCCGACCTCACGCGATCCCTGGCGGGCAACCGGCCCTGGATGCTGATGGAACACTCCACCGGGGCCGTGAACTGGCAGGGACGGAACATCGCCAAACGGCCGGGCGAATTAGCCCGCAACAGCCTGTCCCACCTGGCCCGCGGGGCGGACGCCATCATGTTCTTCCAGTTCCGCGCATCTCGCTATGGCGCGGAAAAGTTTCACTCCGCCATGCTCCCGCACGCCGGCACCGGTACCCGGATCTGGCGCGAGGTCATGGACTTGGGCGAAGACCTCGGGAAACTCTCCCCTGTGAAGGGCTCCGTCGTGAAGTCTCGCGTGGCCATCCTCTGGGACGTGGAATCATTCTGGGCGCAAGATCTTGAATGGCGGCCCAGCAGCGATCTTGACCACCGCGAACGGATCGAATCCTTCTACTCCGTCCTGTGGAACCGCGGGATCAGTGTGGACTTCGCCCACCCCGAAGCCGACCTCTCCGGTTACGACCTGGTCCTCGCCCCGGCCCTCTACCTGGTGGGTGACAAGGCAGCCGCAAACATCAGCCGCTACGTCCACGACGGCGGACATCTGATGGTGTCCTATTTCTCCGGCATCGTCGATGCCAACGACACCGTCCCAGCAGGCGCCTCCCCCGGTGGCCTCCGCGACGTCCTCGGTTTGGAGATCCACGAATTCCTGCCCTTGCGTGAGAACGAAACCGTCACCATGGGCAACGGCGCCACCGGAACCATTTGGTCGGAGGAAATTCACCCCGGCACCGCCAACGTGCTGAGCCGCTATGTTGACGGCCCTGCGGCCGCCGGCCCGGCCATTACGCGGAACGAATTCGGCGACGGCACCGCTTGGTACATTTCCACAAAGCTCGACGGCGGCCACCTCGCCGACGTCGTACTGGACGCCGTGAGGGCGGCAGGAATTGAGCCTGGCGTCCAACCGCCGGCGGGGCTGGAGGTTGCTTCACGCGATTCAGAGGATGGCACTTTCACCTTCCTGATCAACCACACGGATGCCGACGCTGAATACCCGGCGAGGGGACGCAACCTGATCTCCGGCGAGGACGTCAGCGGAACAGCACACATTCCCGCCGGCACCATCTGCGTGGTCCACACCCCAGCGGAACAGCGCTGA
- a CDS encoding putative lipoprotein: MSDARTSRPRHFQAVAASLLLVTVAGGLSACREEKRPAPPYPAVEWQGTPPSAPIEADPWVIAARKSLEAQAVAQNITDFTLPELVETTALDLRVRLSRHPVNDVTQKRRPDIRPGPDPFLPMEVKPGPAAGTAEVRGCVVRWASETGDVPDEMSASGVMFRMEHLEAGQLRISSVVTLPDLDCSTATPPIALFVPAPEPSDVTDVQDVVRAKPAEIDPEYVDPE, from the coding sequence ATGAGCGATGCACGGACATCCCGGCCGCGGCATTTCCAAGCTGTCGCTGCGTCGCTGCTGCTGGTCACCGTAGCTGGCGGCCTATCAGCGTGCCGCGAGGAAAAGCGACCCGCGCCCCCTTACCCGGCGGTTGAATGGCAAGGAACTCCGCCCAGTGCGCCCATAGAAGCCGACCCCTGGGTCATTGCAGCCCGCAAATCCCTCGAGGCCCAGGCTGTGGCACAAAACATTACGGACTTCACCTTGCCCGAACTGGTGGAGACCACTGCCCTGGACCTCCGCGTTCGCCTTTCCAGGCATCCCGTGAATGACGTCACACAGAAACGACGCCCGGACATCCGCCCGGGACCCGATCCTTTCCTCCCTATGGAGGTCAAGCCAGGTCCGGCTGCAGGCACTGCCGAGGTTCGCGGTTGCGTGGTGCGTTGGGCGTCCGAAACAGGCGACGTGCCGGATGAGATGAGCGCCTCCGGCGTGATGTTCCGGATGGAACACCTCGAGGCAGGGCAACTGCGGATCAGCAGCGTGGTTACTCTTCCCGATCTGGACTGCAGTACCGCTACACCACCCATTGCATTGTTCGTGCCTGCTCCCGAGCCGTCCGATGTCACTGACGTCCAGGATGTTGTACGGGCAAAGCCAGCCGAAATCGACCCTGAGTACGTCGACCCTGAGTAA
- a CDS encoding transcriptional regulator, AraC family domain (identified by match to protein family HMM PF00165) translates to MSKVSQKLPRIATRIPIRLYYVFMEDVPQISPKGLEGRSLELQKYWNHVSLRTGWMRASDWLVPEVQALTNIKIRGGDLHAAVSRLGGSRAYHGVGIRETMLDLRAFCNAAKMVPDYLIMLALVEGWAAENERLEPHRHGRRSMVEEAGAEAAVRLGLGSAGTMSVGELSRRLGGNVSFREPAPEFRTFHLTAAGILIDEIRGTSYTLAGNAPNGPVLLVIVTGSIKLALQGRVITVSDGDVVLIHSGRFSYSTLAMSRVVRVSLTGSRAHGQASRSQVLPPNAPVKMLVAVVNVLISLARSSSTRDLADGLEVARHTAGLLLRRMQASSEVSELFTHALELIARRYRDPAFTTETLAKELGVSERTLHRVFAANGLPPGRALRLRRLKELSRLIRRSRSISLADAALQTGFSTYNSASIAFKKHYGISMGEARSRAFNE, encoded by the coding sequence ATGAGCAAAGTTTCGCAAAAGCTGCCCAGGATTGCGACACGAATACCAATCCGTTTGTACTACGTTTTCATGGAAGACGTCCCCCAAATTTCCCCGAAAGGGCTCGAAGGAAGATCCCTGGAGCTCCAAAAGTACTGGAATCATGTGAGTCTGCGAACCGGATGGATGCGCGCCTCTGATTGGCTCGTTCCGGAAGTCCAGGCGCTCACCAATATAAAGATCAGGGGCGGCGATCTGCACGCCGCCGTTTCACGACTCGGAGGATCCCGTGCTTACCACGGGGTGGGAATCCGAGAAACGATGCTCGACCTCAGAGCCTTCTGTAATGCCGCCAAAATGGTCCCTGATTACCTCATCATGCTCGCTCTCGTGGAGGGGTGGGCCGCCGAAAATGAACGACTCGAACCTCACCGCCACGGGAGGCGGTCGATGGTCGAAGAAGCGGGCGCGGAGGCCGCCGTCCGGCTAGGGCTAGGCAGCGCGGGGACGATGTCAGTAGGCGAGCTTTCACGCCGTCTGGGTGGCAATGTTAGTTTTCGCGAACCTGCTCCCGAATTTAGGACATTCCATCTGACTGCTGCTGGGATCTTGATCGATGAGATTAGGGGAACCTCATACACTCTTGCCGGGAATGCGCCGAACGGTCCTGTGCTCCTTGTGATTGTGACAGGCAGCATCAAGCTGGCGCTGCAGGGGCGTGTGATCACCGTTTCGGATGGTGACGTCGTTTTGATTCACAGCGGCAGGTTCTCGTACTCGACGCTTGCGATGTCACGAGTGGTGCGCGTTTCGTTGACGGGAAGCCGCGCTCACGGTCAGGCTTCCCGATCGCAGGTTCTCCCACCTAATGCTCCTGTGAAGATGCTCGTCGCAGTAGTGAATGTTTTGATTTCGCTGGCCCGATCGTCTTCAACGCGCGATCTCGCAGATGGGCTCGAGGTGGCTCGGCATACCGCCGGATTGCTTCTTAGGCGCATGCAGGCCAGCTCCGAGGTCTCCGAACTCTTCACGCACGCACTTGAACTTATAGCGCGACGTTACCGGGATCCGGCCTTCACAACAGAGACGTTGGCTAAGGAGCTCGGCGTGAGTGAAAGAACCCTTCATCGGGTCTTCGCGGCCAATGGGCTGCCCCCTGGTCGGGCCCTCCGTTTGAGGCGTCTGAAGGAGCTCTCCAGGCTCATACGCCGGAGCAGATCAATCTCCCTTGCAGACGCCGCCCTGCAAACAGGTTTCTCCACCTACAATTCCGCATCAATCGCGTTCAAGAAGCACTACGGCATATCCATGGGAGAGGCTCGGTCCAGGGCTTTCAATGAATGA